A single Notoacmeibacter ruber DNA region contains:
- the lipB gene encoding lipoyl(octanoyl) transferase LipB has product MKRDEIAVDFKPHETAEAVAWRVQPGLTDYEFAVERMERLASEIANGTGQEEAWLVEHPPLFTAGTSAQTDDLLWSDRFPVYKAARGGQYTYHGPGQRVAYLMLDLKRRTPDVRAFVAALEQWIINALAEFGLRGERRDDRVGVWIVRPDKPPLPDGSPAEDKIAAIGIRLRRWVSFHGIAINVEPDLSHYAGINPCGITHHGVTSLVDLGLPVTIDDLDIALKKTFVSLFGEVESVPACPVSELPQ; this is encoded by the coding sequence TTGAAACGCGACGAGATCGCAGTTGACTTTAAGCCTCATGAAACCGCCGAAGCGGTCGCATGGCGGGTTCAACCGGGCCTTACGGATTACGAGTTCGCGGTCGAACGCATGGAACGGCTGGCCAGCGAGATCGCCAATGGAACAGGCCAGGAAGAGGCTTGGCTTGTCGAACATCCACCCCTCTTCACTGCCGGGACGAGCGCACAAACCGATGATCTCCTGTGGAGCGATCGTTTTCCTGTCTATAAAGCCGCACGCGGAGGCCAGTACACCTATCACGGGCCAGGACAGCGGGTCGCCTATCTGATGCTGGACCTGAAGCGTCGCACGCCGGACGTGCGGGCCTTTGTGGCCGCTCTCGAACAATGGATCATCAATGCACTGGCCGAGTTCGGACTGAGAGGGGAGCGGCGCGACGACCGCGTGGGCGTCTGGATCGTACGTCCAGACAAGCCTCCCCTCCCCGATGGCAGCCCTGCCGAAGACAAGATCGCCGCGATCGGGATCCGCCTTCGCCGGTGGGTGTCCTTCCATGGCATCGCAATCAATGTCGAACCGGACCTTTCACATTATGCCGGCATCAATCCGTGCGGAATCACCCACCATGGCGTCACAAGCCTGGTCGATCTCGGCCTGCCGGTAACGATCGACGATCTGGATATCGCATTGAAGAAAACCTTTGTTTCTCTGTTCGGAGAAGTCGAATCGGTACCGGCCTGCCCCGTTTCGGAGTTGCCCCAATGA
- a CDS encoding YaiI/YqxD family protein, whose translation MTRHRTIWVDADACPVRPELERVAERHDLAVIYVAASGLRPSRYHKAEIRLAGLGFDAADDHIVEEIASGDLCITADMPLAARCIEKGALVVTPKGRRLESRNMGGALAARNLGQHLREANQAQTYNAPFSAKDRSQFLQNMEQAVRRMTA comes from the coding sequence ATGACTCGCCATCGCACGATCTGGGTGGACGCCGATGCCTGCCCCGTCCGGCCGGAACTCGAACGCGTCGCCGAGCGACATGATCTCGCTGTCATCTATGTCGCGGCATCGGGCCTACGCCCCTCGCGCTATCATAAAGCGGAGATCCGTTTGGCGGGCCTGGGTTTCGACGCGGCCGACGACCATATTGTAGAGGAGATCGCAAGCGGCGACCTTTGCATTACCGCCGATATGCCGCTCGCGGCCCGGTGCATCGAGAAAGGGGCTCTCGTCGTGACACCCAAGGGTCGCCGGCTGGAAAGCCGCAATATGGGTGGCGCGCTTGCCGCCAGAAACCTCGGACAGCATCTGCGAGAGGCGAACCAGGCCCAAACATATAATGCGCCTTTCAGTGCAAAGGATCGCTCGCAGTTCCTCCAGAATATGGAGCAGGCCGTCAGACGCATGACGGCCTGA
- the parE gene encoding DNA topoisomerase IV subunit B — translation MDSAEDLFSGGKPNRPQEDEPVRSARPSEAVSQPVASKKAPRPVESDVEGYSAADIDVLEGLEPVRRRPGMYIGGTDAKALHHLFAEVIDNSMDEAVAGHASWIEVELDSSGHLSVTDNGRGIPIDPHPKFPDKSALEVIMTTLHAGGKFDSKVYETSGGLHGVGISVVNALSDDLTVEIARGRRLYRQTYSKGLPQGDIEDLGPVQNRRGTKQRFHPDPEIFGRNAQFDPDRLYRMARSKAYLFGGVEIRWRCAPELLNEKSLATSSDTFHFPNGLRDYLAASIGKERQVTNEIFAGLSEKKSGHGRVEWAVTWHGGDGFLDSYCNTVPTPEGGTHEAGMRAALAKGLRAYAELKGNKRAAIVTNDDVMLSAAGMLSVFIREPEFVGQTKDRLSTIEASRIVENAMRDAFDHWLTASPAQADKLLEWVIDRAEERLRRKKEREVNRKSAVRKLRLPGKLADCSQNAAAGAELFIVEGDSAGGSAKQARNRTSQAILPLRGKILNVASAGRDKTAASQLIQDLVLALGCGTGSKYRDDDLRYERIIIMTDADVDGAHIASLLITFFYQEMPDLIRNGHLYLAVPPLYRMSQGGKTYYARDDAHRAELMETVFKGRGKVEIGRFKGLGEMMPNQLKETTMDSRTRMLLKVAIESEPEATKSAVDALMGTKPEARFRFIQENAAFASEEMLDV, via the coding sequence ATGGATAGCGCGGAGGATCTCTTCAGCGGCGGGAAGCCTAATCGGCCACAGGAAGATGAGCCGGTGAGATCTGCTCGCCCGTCCGAAGCGGTATCCCAGCCAGTCGCGTCAAAAAAGGCGCCCCGCCCAGTCGAGAGCGATGTTGAGGGATATTCCGCCGCGGATATCGATGTTCTGGAGGGGCTGGAGCCGGTACGTCGTCGCCCGGGCATGTATATCGGCGGCACCGATGCGAAGGCGCTTCACCACCTCTTTGCGGAAGTCATCGACAATTCAATGGATGAGGCGGTGGCCGGCCACGCCAGCTGGATCGAAGTCGAGCTCGATTCGTCCGGCCATCTGAGTGTGACCGACAACGGGCGCGGCATCCCGATCGACCCGCATCCCAAATTTCCCGACAAGAGTGCCCTCGAAGTCATCATGACGACGCTGCACGCCGGCGGAAAGTTTGACAGCAAGGTCTATGAAACCTCCGGCGGACTTCATGGCGTCGGTATCAGCGTCGTCAATGCCTTGTCCGACGATTTGACCGTGGAAATCGCGAGAGGACGCCGCCTTTACCGCCAGACCTATTCGAAAGGTCTCCCGCAGGGGGACATAGAAGACCTCGGACCGGTGCAGAATCGGCGAGGTACAAAGCAGCGGTTTCATCCTGATCCGGAAATCTTCGGACGCAATGCGCAGTTCGACCCCGATCGCCTCTACCGCATGGCTCGTTCCAAGGCCTACCTCTTCGGCGGTGTCGAGATTCGTTGGCGCTGCGCGCCTGAACTTCTGAATGAGAAATCCCTAGCAACGTCTTCTGATACCTTCCATTTTCCAAACGGACTGAGAGACTACCTCGCAGCATCGATCGGCAAGGAGCGCCAAGTCACGAACGAGATTTTCGCCGGTCTCAGCGAAAAGAAGAGTGGCCATGGCCGTGTCGAATGGGCGGTGACATGGCACGGCGGCGACGGCTTTCTGGACTCTTACTGCAACACTGTTCCGACGCCTGAGGGCGGGACACACGAAGCAGGAATGCGGGCAGCGCTCGCCAAGGGCCTGCGCGCCTACGCGGAATTGAAGGGCAACAAGCGCGCTGCCATCGTGACCAATGATGATGTCATGCTCAGCGCGGCAGGCATGTTGTCGGTCTTCATCCGCGAGCCCGAATTTGTCGGACAGACAAAGGACAGATTGTCGACGATCGAGGCCTCACGAATCGTCGAAAACGCAATGCGTGACGCATTCGATCATTGGTTGACCGCATCACCGGCCCAAGCCGACAAGCTTCTGGAGTGGGTGATCGACCGCGCGGAAGAGCGCCTTCGCCGGAAAAAGGAACGCGAAGTCAACCGCAAGAGCGCCGTGCGCAAGCTCAGGCTGCCCGGCAAGCTGGCGGACTGTTCGCAAAACGCGGCTGCTGGGGCCGAGCTTTTCATCGTGGAGGGCGACAGCGCTGGGGGCTCTGCCAAACAGGCTCGCAACCGCACCAGCCAGGCGATCCTGCCCCTGCGCGGCAAAATCCTGAATGTCGCTTCCGCCGGACGAGACAAGACCGCGGCCAGCCAGCTGATCCAGGACCTTGTTCTGGCACTCGGCTGCGGCACGGGAAGCAAGTACCGCGACGATGATTTGCGCTACGAGCGCATCATCATCATGACCGATGCCGATGTGGATGGCGCACACATCGCATCTCTTCTCATCACCTTCTTTTATCAGGAAATGCCGGATCTCATCCGAAACGGGCATCTCTATCTGGCCGTGCCGCCGCTTTACCGCATGAGCCAGGGCGGCAAGACTTACTATGCACGCGATGATGCGCACCGTGCGGAATTGATGGAAACGGTTTTCAAAGGTCGGGGAAAGGTGGAAATCGGGCGCTTCAAAGGTCTCGGCGAGATGATGCCGAACCAGTTGAAGGAAACGACCATGGATTCCCGGACGAGAATGCTCTTGAAAGTCGCAATCGAGTCGGAGCCCGAGGCGACCAAGAGCGCGGTCGACGCGCTTATGGGAACCAAGCCGGAAGCCCGCTTCCGCTTCATTCAGGAGAATGCCGCCTTCGCTTCGGAAGAGATGCTGGACGTCTAG
- a CDS encoding cell envelope integrity EipB family protein: protein MILRLGFAISVAAIIVPTMAGAAELASHRAVYDMELIEASEKSGLTGVRGRMVYEFRGSECEGYAVRFRSVAAFGSEVGEQVIDQRATTFENPSEERFSFTTQTFNDNELDKEVKGEATRQADGVSVSLSQPSSQAVDLPEAFFPVSHMQDLLRRAQAGERIYKSTVFDGTENGDQVLLTNIVIGDKVDQAAKSDGDSADLGPLADGAFWPISMSYYNISRPASGEDEPIFRLSFDLYVNGVSRDYEMDYGEFTVGQKLVELDALETPPCKESGEK, encoded by the coding sequence ATGATTCTACGTCTTGGTTTCGCTATCTCCGTCGCGGCGATCATTGTACCGACGATGGCTGGCGCTGCCGAACTTGCGTCGCATCGCGCCGTCTATGACATGGAACTGATCGAGGCGAGCGAAAAATCCGGTCTTACGGGTGTTCGCGGACGTATGGTCTATGAATTTCGCGGGAGCGAGTGCGAGGGCTATGCGGTCCGGTTCCGTTCAGTCGCAGCCTTTGGCAGCGAGGTGGGGGAGCAGGTCATCGATCAGCGGGCGACGACGTTCGAGAATCCGTCCGAGGAGCGGTTTTCCTTCACGACGCAGACCTTCAACGACAACGAACTGGACAAGGAAGTGAAGGGCGAGGCGACGCGTCAGGCCGATGGGGTATCGGTCTCATTGTCCCAACCCAGCAGCCAAGCGGTGGACCTGCCCGAAGCCTTCTTTCCGGTCAGTCACATGCAGGATCTACTACGGCGCGCGCAGGCCGGTGAGCGAATCTACAAATCCACTGTCTTCGACGGCACGGAAAATGGAGATCAGGTCCTTCTGACGAATATCGTAATCGGCGACAAGGTGGATCAGGCAGCGAAAAGCGATGGCGATTCCGCCGATCTCGGACCGTTGGCCGATGGCGCCTTCTGGCCCATCTCCATGTCCTATTACAACATTTCACGGCCAGCCAGCGGCGAGGACGAACCGATCTTCCGACTGTCCTTCGACCTTTACGTCAATGGCGTCTCTCGCGATTACGAAATGGACTACGGCGAATTCACCGTTGGCCAGAAACTTGTCGAACTGGATGCACTTGAAACGCCTCCCTGCAAGGAGAGTGGCGAGAAGTGA
- a CDS encoding RidA family protein — MTNAIEKRLADAGIELPAPGAPVANYVATVKTGNLLHISGQLPLEAGKVAETGLLKTDTDVDRGQHAAKLCAINILAQAKSALSGFDSLERLVKIGVFVASAPEFTSQHLVANGASDLLVEILGEDIGKHARAAVGTAVLPLNASVEIEAIFSLKSDQ; from the coding sequence ATGACCAACGCCATCGAAAAACGCCTTGCCGACGCGGGCATTGAGTTGCCCGCACCCGGAGCGCCCGTCGCCAATTACGTCGCGACCGTCAAGACCGGCAACCTTCTCCACATCTCCGGCCAACTCCCTCTGGAAGCTGGAAAGGTGGCGGAGACCGGCCTGCTGAAGACAGACACGGATGTTGATCGGGGACAGCATGCGGCGAAGCTCTGTGCCATCAATATCCTGGCTCAGGCAAAATCCGCACTGAGCGGTTTCGATTCGCTCGAACGCCTGGTCAAGATCGGGGTGTTCGTCGCGTCCGCGCCGGAGTTCACGAGTCAGCATCTGGTGGCCAATGGCGCATCCGATTTACTGGTCGAAATCCTCGGAGAGGATATCGGCAAGCATGCGCGCGCAGCCGTCGGCACGGCGGTTTTGCCGCTCAACGCTTCGGTGGAGATCGAGGCGATCTTTTCTCTGAAAAGCGATCAATGA